A window of the Tessaracoccus sp. MC1865 genome harbors these coding sequences:
- a CDS encoding PIG-L family deacetylase — protein MRRKLLALVGALAVGFGLQVPAWAQDVELAVGEPSVTTEVNPNKIDVLGIWAHPDDDAGFTTPCGVWTDRYDVKCGVVMLTRGEGGSNSVGDEAGPDLGLRRENEDRTSFYRSGVYDIYNIDAVDFWYNTSAALTEDVWGSERIQRQVVHVIRQTQPEILMGWAPSPAGHGHHQYSGRVNWEAVQMAADPNAFPEQLTGPDAVEPWQVKVVTSGAATNGTGGQLAAECNAGFVPADNNQFTVVGTWTGFESPYTWLEGNVQGMEPGTPMTWAQVGREGNRAHPTQARTKHTGVFEPFCQRYGIAQSLVPFQPNGTAANARDDAILFGTLVADPGGMPLGSTYTIDVGDYFQAPGVPFDVTVTARSGEGTIAAGDVTLGLPEGWTVTGDPELGPITSNAEASVTLTVTPSADAALARYKIEALFDNGSVTAYNDSRVQLVAGVEGQFERWGNFASYEAWADEFTRVSGRSAAERQIGAGESVTIPVIVSNRTTVPQSGNVSVTVPAGFTVDEVTKPYTALAAGAQTTVDFVVTHTDPADPGGRIAEVPIVTTATALGSTSTETLRLYVVPTTVIPEAEVAPVVDGVADDFYGPALDIGRRWEGAACDPDGTDCGAGSTVRLAWHGDALYAQAFVVDNIASAAATPERCFGHWLVDSVEVLLDPLGGSRDTSTTFKTGIMPFTDDASGAAGQGPNGPCWSRDADNHQGFSSGPLAATVEGGPNSPGQEVAVDFDLNEDGTYVDGGFTVEVKIPLENLPAAVVTSTAPTGSQATNVVDPDYLGLNVTPYDSDVATFIGKTRTAWSPFGSQQSEPYRWGHAYLDGYTAPEGRSTTPDTPQIPDQALLGVESPQTIYQSAARGVTIAGLDASRALTVQDVSFDDDGATISVASAKAGTLRAFAWNGNPAAIPVWVSSCEGDEWGFSTCDLASDTAAAPWGDDMGGRLLGSVEKAISTGASTVRLALDAADLETLMGEDGTILISFQESATSAVNAWAYPVVLREVEPTKPPVTPPASPGKPDFVRTPPYTLPGYHDLNGRKWQTTCEAYSQTERCWTYIWATTIKVDDGKFVRTTGWAFNNLTYLPYMTRADWAKNPLGFTGAWTATDGRMWRTECDTPATGRGGCRSYAKVTVYQAHAKPTGGYTFTQSNEWVFNNIVLFKERV, from the coding sequence ATGAGACGCAAGTTGCTAGCCCTGGTCGGCGCATTGGCCGTCGGTTTCGGTCTACAAGTCCCAGCGTGGGCGCAGGACGTTGAGCTCGCCGTGGGCGAGCCGTCCGTGACCACCGAGGTCAATCCCAACAAGATCGATGTGCTCGGCATCTGGGCCCATCCCGATGATGACGCCGGTTTCACCACCCCCTGTGGCGTCTGGACTGACCGCTACGACGTCAAGTGCGGCGTCGTCATGCTCACGCGTGGCGAGGGCGGCTCGAACTCGGTCGGCGACGAGGCCGGCCCGGATCTCGGCCTGCGCCGCGAGAACGAGGACCGCACCTCCTTCTACCGCTCGGGCGTGTACGACATCTACAACATCGACGCAGTGGACTTCTGGTACAACACCAGCGCCGCCCTCACCGAGGACGTCTGGGGCTCCGAGCGTATCCAGCGCCAGGTGGTGCACGTCATCCGCCAGACCCAGCCGGAGATCCTGATGGGATGGGCCCCCAGCCCCGCAGGGCACGGCCACCACCAGTACTCGGGCCGGGTGAACTGGGAGGCGGTGCAAATGGCCGCGGATCCCAACGCCTTCCCCGAGCAGCTCACCGGCCCCGACGCGGTGGAGCCGTGGCAGGTGAAGGTGGTCACCTCCGGCGCAGCCACCAACGGCACGGGCGGACAGCTCGCCGCTGAATGCAACGCGGGCTTCGTGCCGGCCGACAACAACCAATTCACCGTCGTGGGGACGTGGACCGGGTTCGAGTCGCCGTACACGTGGCTCGAGGGCAACGTGCAGGGCATGGAGCCGGGCACCCCGATGACGTGGGCGCAGGTTGGCCGCGAGGGCAACCGGGCGCACCCCACCCAGGCGCGCACCAAGCACACCGGTGTGTTCGAGCCGTTCTGTCAGCGCTACGGCATCGCGCAGTCGCTGGTGCCGTTCCAGCCCAACGGCACCGCCGCGAACGCGCGCGACGACGCCATTCTCTTCGGCACCCTCGTCGCTGATCCCGGCGGCATGCCGTTGGGTTCGACCTACACGATCGACGTCGGCGACTACTTCCAGGCCCCCGGCGTGCCGTTCGACGTGACCGTTACGGCGAGGTCGGGTGAAGGCACGATCGCCGCCGGCGACGTCACCCTCGGGCTGCCCGAAGGCTGGACCGTCACCGGCGACCCCGAGCTCGGCCCCATCACCAGTAACGCCGAAGCCAGCGTGACCCTCACCGTCACCCCGTCCGCGGATGCCGCGCTCGCCCGCTACAAGATCGAGGCCCTCTTCGACAACGGCTCCGTGACCGCCTACAACGATTCCCGCGTCCAGCTGGTCGCCGGGGTCGAGGGGCAGTTCGAGCGCTGGGGCAACTTCGCCTCCTACGAGGCGTGGGCCGACGAGTTCACGCGCGTGTCGGGTCGCTCCGCGGCTGAGCGCCAGATCGGTGCCGGCGAGTCGGTGACGATCCCCGTGATCGTCAGCAACCGCACCACCGTGCCCCAGAGCGGCAACGTCTCGGTCACCGTTCCGGCCGGCTTCACCGTCGACGAGGTGACCAAGCCGTACACGGCGCTGGCCGCCGGCGCCCAGACGACGGTCGACTTCGTCGTCACCCATACTGACCCGGCAGATCCGGGCGGGCGGATCGCGGAGGTGCCGATCGTGACGACGGCCACCGCGCTCGGCTCGACGAGCACCGAGACGCTGCGGCTGTACGTGGTGCCCACCACGGTGATCCCCGAGGCTGAGGTGGCGCCCGTGGTTGACGGTGTCGCCGATGACTTCTACGGCCCCGCCCTCGACATCGGCCGCCGCTGGGAGGGGGCGGCGTGTGATCCCGACGGCACCGACTGCGGCGCGGGCAGCACCGTGAGGCTCGCCTGGCACGGCGACGCCCTCTACGCCCAGGCGTTCGTGGTGGACAACATCGCCAGCGCCGCCGCCACGCCTGAGCGTTGCTTCGGCCACTGGCTGGTGGATTCGGTGGAGGTGCTCCTCGATCCCCTCGGCGGGTCGCGCGACACGTCGACGACGTTCAAGACCGGCATCATGCCGTTCACGGACGACGCCTCGGGTGCCGCGGGTCAGGGCCCCAACGGGCCGTGCTGGAGCCGCGACGCCGACAACCACCAGGGCTTCTCGTCCGGTCCGCTGGCCGCCACCGTTGAGGGCGGGCCCAACTCGCCCGGCCAGGAAGTGGCTGTCGACTTCGACCTCAACGAGGACGGCACCTACGTCGACGGCGGTTTCACCGTCGAGGTGAAGATCCCGCTGGAGAACCTGCCTGCGGCAGTGGTGACCAGCACCGCCCCCACGGGTTCCCAGGCGACCAACGTGGTGGACCCGGATTACCTGGGTCTCAACGTGACGCCGTACGACTCCGACGTGGCTACCTTCATCGGCAAGACGCGCACCGCGTGGTCGCCGTTCGGGAGCCAGCAGTCCGAGCCGTACCGCTGGGGCCACGCCTACCTCGACGGCTACACGGCGCCTGAGGGTCGTTCGACCACTCCGGACACGCCGCAGATCCCCGATCAGGCGTTGCTCGGCGTCGAGTCGCCTCAGACCATCTACCAGTCCGCCGCCCGGGGCGTGACCATCGCGGGTCTGGACGCGAGCCGTGCGCTCACCGTCCAGGACGTGTCGTTCGACGACGACGGGGCCACCATTTCCGTCGCCAGCGCCAAGGCCGGCACGCTGCGTGCCTTCGCCTGGAACGGCAACCCCGCCGCCATCCCGGTCTGGGTGTCCAGCTGTGAGGGCGACGAGTGGGGCTTCTCCACCTGTGACCTCGCCTCCGACACCGCGGCCGCGCCGTGGGGCGATGACATGGGTGGGCGTCTGCTCGGCTCCGTCGAGAAGGCCATCAGCACAGGTGCCTCCACCGTCCGGTTGGCGTTGGACGCAGCAGACCTGGAGACGCTGATGGGCGAGGACGGCACCATCCTGATCTCGTTCCAGGAGAGCGCCACCAGCGCGGTCAACGCCTGGGCCTACCCCGTGGTGCTGCGCGAGGTGGAGCCGACGAAGCCGCCGGTCACGCCGCCCGCGTCGCCCGGTAAGCCGGACTTCGTGCGCACGCCTCCTTACACGCTGCCGGGTTACCACGACCTCAACGGCCGCAAGTGGCAGACCACGTGTGAGGCGTACTCGCAGACCGAGCGTTGCTGGACCTACATCTGGGCCACGACCATCAAGGTGGACGACGGGAAGTTCGTGCGCACCACGGGCTGGGCGTTCAACAACCTCACCTACCTGCCGTACATGACCCGCGCCGACTGGGCGAAGAACCCGCTGGGGTTCACGGGGGCATGGACCGCGACCGACGGCCGCATGTGGCGCACCGAGTGCGACACGCCTGCCACCGGCCGGGGCGGCTGCCGCTCCTACGCGAAGGTGACGGTGTACCAGGCGCATGCGAAGCCCACCGGTGGGTACACGTTCACCCAGAGCAACGAGTGGGTGTTCAACAACATCGTGCTGTTCAAGGAACGCGTCTGA
- a CDS encoding carbohydrate kinase family protein, which yields MNQHQHQEPVCYDCWDWDPLADLRSDDDPPLDVVTTGPLFFDLIFTGLPRLPEPGEELFSTGMGSCPGGIANLSTATARLGLRTGLVTGFGDDAYADWMWDTLANQEHIDLSCSRRFQNFHSAITVSMAFRGDRGMVTHEHVLPEPLDDLLLTAPAARAAAVDLKRPGLWWDKLRHDNTLMFADVGFDETGRWDKAHLAPLSQCHAFTPNAVEAMGYTRTDRPSHAVRALANLVPLAVVTDGVRGSYAIDNTTGEEAYCPSVAVDAIDPTGAGDVFAAAIILGTISGWSLEQRLQFASLSSSLAVRQFGGSLAAPGWGDLADWWRNLEKLREEGDLRAAHIGREYAFLADLIPTHPVHGVRRAEGTFALASDADSPLARPVPDAEPRG from the coding sequence ATGAACCAGCATCAGCACCAGGAACCCGTCTGTTACGACTGCTGGGACTGGGATCCGCTCGCTGATCTGCGCAGCGACGACGACCCGCCGCTGGACGTGGTGACCACCGGCCCGCTCTTCTTCGACCTGATCTTCACCGGCCTGCCCCGGCTCCCGGAGCCCGGCGAGGAACTGTTCAGCACCGGCATGGGCTCCTGCCCGGGCGGCATCGCGAACCTGTCGACGGCGACGGCCCGGCTGGGCCTGCGCACCGGCCTGGTCACCGGCTTCGGCGACGACGCCTACGCCGACTGGATGTGGGACACGCTGGCCAACCAGGAACACATCGACCTGTCCTGCTCGCGGCGCTTCCAGAACTTCCACTCGGCCATCACCGTGTCCATGGCCTTCAGGGGCGACCGCGGCATGGTCACCCACGAGCACGTCCTCCCTGAACCCCTCGACGACCTCCTGCTCACCGCCCCCGCAGCCCGCGCCGCTGCCGTCGACCTGAAGCGGCCCGGCCTCTGGTGGGACAAGCTCCGCCACGACAACACGCTGATGTTCGCCGACGTCGGCTTCGACGAGACGGGGCGCTGGGACAAGGCGCACCTCGCCCCCCTCAGCCAGTGCCACGCCTTCACCCCCAACGCCGTGGAGGCGATGGGCTACACGCGCACGGACCGGCCGAGCCACGCCGTCCGGGCGCTCGCCAACCTCGTGCCGCTGGCGGTGGTGACCGACGGCGTGCGGGGCTCGTACGCCATCGACAACACGACGGGGGAGGAGGCCTACTGCCCCAGCGTCGCCGTCGACGCCATCGACCCGACGGGGGCCGGCGACGTGTTCGCCGCCGCCATCATCCTGGGCACCATCTCCGGCTGGAGCCTGGAGCAGCGACTGCAGTTCGCCTCGCTCAGCTCATCGCTGGCGGTGCGGCAGTTCGGCGGCTCGCTGGCCGCCCCCGGCTGGGGCGACCTGGCCGACTGGTGGCGCAACCTCGAGAAGCTCCGCGAGGAGGGCGACCTCCGCGCGGCCCACATCGGCCGGGAGTACGCGTTCCTCGCAGACCTCATCCCCACGCACCCGGTGCACGGCGTGCGCCGGGCTGAGGGCACGTTCGCGCTGGCCTCAGATGCGGACTCGCCCCTCGCGCGCCCCGTTCCGGACGCCGAGCCCCGGGGCTGA
- a CDS encoding carbohydrate ABC transporter permease, producing the protein MKVSAGEKLMNYLILSLFALFALFPIITILLTSLRPQIGVVGGAFHWENFVTAWELGRFGTALTNSLLVALLVVSVALVLSILAGYAFGTMQFRGSTVLFYLFLLGLMVPAEAIVIPLFFDLRNLGLTDTIWAIAAPQIAQSVAFGTFWMRAQFRALPRNLIEAAAIDGTSGMAALWRIIVPPSLPSIATVAVLMFMWTWNEFLIPLIMSPGGQWRTAPLGLAIFKGQYTSDHALLAAAGVIIAAPIILVFLLLQRYFISGMLEGASKE; encoded by the coding sequence GTGAAGGTCTCGGCCGGCGAGAAGCTGATGAACTACCTCATCCTGAGCCTCTTCGCGCTCTTCGCGCTGTTCCCCATCATCACCATCCTCCTCACCTCGCTGCGCCCGCAGATCGGCGTCGTGGGAGGAGCGTTCCACTGGGAGAACTTCGTCACGGCGTGGGAGCTGGGCCGCTTCGGCACGGCGCTGACCAACTCGCTGCTGGTGGCGCTCCTCGTGGTGAGTGTGGCGCTGGTCCTGTCGATCCTGGCCGGCTACGCGTTCGGCACGATGCAGTTCCGCGGGTCCACGGTGCTGTTCTACCTGTTCCTCCTGGGCCTGATGGTGCCGGCCGAGGCCATCGTCATCCCGCTGTTCTTCGACCTGCGCAACCTGGGCCTCACGGACACGATCTGGGCGATCGCCGCGCCGCAGATCGCGCAGTCGGTGGCCTTCGGCACGTTCTGGATGCGCGCCCAGTTCCGCGCCCTGCCCCGCAACCTCATCGAGGCGGCCGCCATCGACGGCACCTCCGGCATGGCCGCGCTGTGGCGCATCATCGTGCCGCCGTCGCTGCCGTCCATCGCGACGGTGGCCGTGCTGATGTTCATGTGGACCTGGAACGAGTTCCTCATCCCGCTGATCATGAGCCCCGGCGGGCAGTGGCGCACCGCGCCGCTCGGCCTGGCCATCTTCAAGGGCCAGTACACCTCGGATCACGCGCTGCTCGCCGCGGCGGGCGTGATCATCGCGGCACCCATCATCCTGGTGTTCCTGCTACTCCAGCGCTACTTCATCAGCGGCATGCTGGAAGGAGCGTCGAAGGAATGA
- a CDS encoding carbohydrate ABC transporter permease: MAGRGRRGKGNPSAVIRGRATPYLYLLPAFLVYAAFLLYPLLRAGQFSLYDWPGFGPSTFVGLGNYADLLGDRRFLAAISHALVLIFFYSILPLVVGLVLAAVLRRGQVRGLGFFRVVIFMPQVIALVVVAVAWYQIYSPRGLLNAVLELVGLSDFARGWLGDPDFALPAVGMIGFWLSTGLVMLLLLAGMSRIPNDLYEAARLDGAGPVREFFAITLPSVRAEITTALVLTIIAALKTFDLVYVTTSGGPGTATTVPSYEVYNRAFNLKQVGSASAVAIVLTLLVFIINVFVSRIGEEKEVRR; this comes from the coding sequence ATGGCAGGTCGAGGTAGGCGGGGGAAGGGCAACCCGTCCGCGGTGATCCGCGGGCGGGCGACGCCCTATCTGTACCTCCTGCCCGCCTTCCTCGTCTACGCCGCCTTCCTTCTCTATCCGCTGCTGAGGGCCGGCCAGTTCTCGCTGTACGACTGGCCGGGCTTCGGCCCGTCCACCTTCGTGGGCCTGGGCAACTACGCAGACCTGCTCGGCGACCGTCGCTTCCTCGCCGCCATCAGCCACGCGCTGGTCCTGATCTTCTTCTACTCGATCCTGCCCCTGGTGGTGGGCCTCGTGCTCGCCGCAGTGCTGCGGCGCGGCCAGGTTCGCGGCCTCGGGTTCTTCCGCGTCGTGATTTTCATGCCTCAGGTGATCGCGCTGGTCGTGGTCGCCGTCGCCTGGTACCAGATTTATTCGCCGCGCGGCCTGCTCAACGCGGTGCTCGAACTCGTCGGGCTGAGCGACTTCGCGCGCGGCTGGCTGGGCGACCCGGACTTCGCGCTCCCCGCCGTCGGCATGATCGGCTTCTGGTTGTCCACCGGCCTGGTCATGCTGCTGCTCCTGGCCGGCATGAGCCGGATCCCCAACGACCTCTATGAGGCGGCCCGCCTCGACGGCGCCGGCCCGGTGCGCGAGTTCTTCGCCATCACGCTGCCCAGCGTCCGCGCCGAGATCACCACCGCGCTCGTGCTGACGATCATCGCCGCGCTGAAGACGTTCGACCTGGTCTACGTCACCACCTCCGGTGGGCCCGGCACGGCGACGACGGTGCCCAGCTATGAGGTCTACAACCGCGCGTTCAACCTCAAGCAGGTGGGCTCCGCGTCGGCCGTCGCGATCGTGCTGACGCTGCTGGTGTTCATCATCAACGTGTTCGTGTCGCGCATCGGTGAAGAGAAGGAGGTGCGACGGTGA
- a CDS encoding ABC transporter substrate-binding protein, which yields MSPSPFSRLLKAAVAAAASLSMLAACAPGSDAPDETAAPADGGSSAAAEPSVDPASLGDITLTVWDQEVRGSQNDALVALNEAFMEKYPNITIDRQSQSFDDLKAQVSLALSGNDVPDVVQVNNARGDMGQFVTAGQLTDLSPYAAQYGWEDRFPASVLSKVRYSADGTTFGEGNLYGLPQTGEIVGIFYSKKKLEGLGAELPTTWDEYFAILDQAKEAGEQPMILGNIEGWPAIHVFGPLMANYIEPEEAVKLGMGNAGASWVSDGNKAAMEQFAKWGAEGYFGTSPNGTDYDAAWNDFTKGTGVFLPGGSWLGTDMEGVMGEDLGFMAPPPAVNGELATTGGTGIPFSIPANAENKDAAVAYIDYITSDEAMKLIAENGGFPVLGAADLAPESGVQKEIFEAFDKVSQEGTLLPYLDYATPTFSDTAGQGLQEVLGGQRSADEVLQAFEDDYKGFTGE from the coding sequence ATGTCGCCCAGTCCATTCAGTCGGCTGCTCAAAGCGGCCGTTGCGGCCGCTGCGTCGCTCAGCATGCTCGCAGCCTGCGCCCCTGGATCTGACGCCCCGGACGAGACCGCCGCCCCGGCCGACGGCGGCTCGAGCGCCGCGGCTGAGCCCAGCGTCGACCCGGCCAGCCTGGGCGACATCACGCTCACCGTGTGGGACCAGGAGGTCCGCGGCAGCCAGAACGACGCGCTCGTCGCCCTCAACGAAGCGTTCATGGAGAAGTACCCCAACATCACCATCGACCGCCAGAGCCAGTCCTTCGACGACCTCAAGGCGCAGGTCTCCCTGGCGCTCAGCGGCAACGACGTGCCCGATGTCGTCCAGGTCAACAACGCCCGCGGCGACATGGGCCAGTTCGTCACGGCCGGTCAGCTCACCGACCTGTCGCCGTACGCGGCGCAGTACGGCTGGGAGGACCGCTTCCCGGCCTCGGTGCTCTCGAAGGTGCGCTACTCCGCCGACGGCACGACGTTCGGCGAGGGCAACCTGTACGGACTCCCGCAGACCGGTGAGATCGTCGGCATCTTCTACTCGAAGAAGAAGCTCGAGGGACTGGGCGCGGAACTGCCCACCACCTGGGACGAGTACTTCGCCATCCTGGACCAGGCGAAGGAGGCCGGCGAGCAGCCGATGATCCTCGGCAACATCGAGGGCTGGCCCGCCATCCACGTCTTCGGCCCGCTGATGGCCAACTACATTGAGCCCGAAGAGGCCGTGAAGCTGGGCATGGGCAACGCCGGCGCCAGCTGGGTCTCCGACGGCAACAAGGCCGCCATGGAACAGTTCGCCAAGTGGGGCGCGGAGGGCTACTTCGGCACCTCGCCCAACGGCACCGACTACGACGCCGCGTGGAACGACTTCACCAAGGGCACCGGCGTCTTCCTGCCCGGCGGCTCCTGGCTCGGCACCGACATGGAGGGCGTCATGGGCGAGGACCTCGGCTTCATGGCCCCGCCGCCCGCAGTCAACGGCGAACTCGCCACCACTGGTGGCACCGGCATCCCGTTCTCCATCCCGGCCAACGCCGAGAACAAGGACGCGGCCGTGGCCTACATCGACTACATCACCAGCGACGAGGCCATGAAGCTCATCGCCGAGAACGGCGGCTTCCCGGTGCTCGGCGCCGCCGACCTGGCGCCTGAGTCCGGCGTCCAGAAGGAGATCTTCGAGGCGTTCGACAAGGTCTCCCAGGAGGGCACGCTACTGCCGTACCTCGACTACGCCACGCCCACGTTCTCCGACACCGCGGGCCAGGGCCTCCAGGAGGTCCTCGGCGGGCAGCGCTCGGCCGACGAGGTGCTGCAGGCGTTCGAGGACGACTACAAGGGCTTCACGGGCGAGTGA
- a CDS encoding DeoR/GlpR family DNA-binding transcription regulator, whose amino-acid sequence MLTDVRLRRVAEFVHAKGSASVPELASTLGVSEATVRRDLQQLSDAGLVERVRGGACRPHSIRPEADHAAFDVVAGQETHEKRRIAKAAAELINDGDVVALDIGTTVFAMCPYLRSRSITVVTASLAVVAKLSDAPHVDLVVMGGVLRPNYQSLVGVLTESCLRQVRVDVAFLGAAGIRPDGAVLDSTPSEVPVKRAMIEVSTRSWLLADHAKFPGAGFLEIAPVTAFTGLITDSPAGPESLHLPPETNLEVRYP is encoded by the coding sequence ATGCTGACAGATGTGCGCCTCCGCAGGGTGGCGGAGTTCGTGCACGCGAAGGGCTCCGCGTCGGTGCCCGAACTCGCCAGCACGCTGGGTGTGTCCGAGGCTACCGTCCGGCGCGACCTCCAACAGCTGTCCGACGCGGGCCTCGTCGAGCGGGTGCGCGGTGGCGCCTGCCGGCCGCACAGCATCCGTCCCGAGGCCGACCACGCCGCCTTCGACGTGGTGGCCGGGCAGGAGACCCACGAGAAGCGCCGCATTGCCAAGGCGGCCGCCGAGTTGATCAACGACGGCGACGTCGTGGCGCTCGACATCGGCACCACCGTGTTCGCCATGTGCCCCTACCTGCGGTCACGGTCCATCACGGTGGTCACGGCCTCCTTGGCGGTGGTGGCGAAACTGAGCGACGCCCCGCACGTCGACCTCGTGGTGATGGGCGGCGTCCTCAGGCCCAATTATCAGTCGCTGGTGGGGGTGTTGACGGAGTCGTGCCTGCGTCAGGTCCGCGTCGACGTGGCGTTCCTGGGGGCCGCCGGCATCCGGCCCGACGGTGCGGTCCTCGATTCGACGCCCAGCGAGGTGCCCGTCAAGCGGGCCATGATCGAGGTGTCCACCCGTTCCTGGCTGTTGGCGGACCACGCCAAGTTCCCGGGCGCCGGATTCCTCGAGATCGCCCCCGTCACAGCCTTCACCGGACTCATCACCGACAGCCCAGCGGGGCCGGAGTCGCTGCACCTTCCCCCTGAAACGAATCTGGAGGTTCGCTACCCATGA
- a CDS encoding 6-phospho-beta-glucosidase, translating into MKLVILGGGGFRVPLVYEAVATDPVAMSDGRPFIEEVVLYDTSQERLDGIERVIRARAAQLENPPTLRTGTDLRTALAGADFIFSAIRVGGPAGRVKDERVALDLGLLGQETIGPGGLAYALRTIPVMHEVATAIAEVAPEAWTINFTNPAGIVTQSMRRVLGERVVGICDTPIGLVRRVSRLLGVSLEHDQDRVDYDYLGLNHMGFLRSVSVDGVDRLPEILADDARLDTIEEARLIGKDFVRALGALPNEYLYYYWHTDSAVGRIGQNEQTRGQYLAAQQGQFYENVAGAADPLRLWHEVLHEREATYMAEARDEERREEDMGGGYQEVALRMMRALATGQPERMILDVANLSDGRRVVPELPDDVVVEVACVVDGDGVHPLPVGPVSLLELGLMARLRGAEQAIAEAALTRDADKAWEGFASHPLVNSPELGRKLLDGYIAAHEEIAALFAD; encoded by the coding sequence ATGAAACTCGTGATCCTCGGCGGCGGCGGCTTCCGCGTACCCCTCGTCTACGAAGCGGTGGCCACAGATCCGGTGGCCATGTCGGACGGCCGGCCCTTCATCGAGGAGGTCGTGCTCTACGACACCTCCCAGGAACGGCTCGATGGCATCGAGCGGGTCATCCGCGCGCGGGCGGCGCAGCTCGAGAATCCGCCGACGCTGCGGACCGGCACGGACCTGCGCACCGCCCTGGCGGGCGCCGACTTCATCTTCTCCGCGATCCGGGTGGGCGGGCCCGCGGGCCGGGTGAAGGACGAGCGGGTGGCGCTCGATCTCGGGCTGCTCGGCCAGGAGACGATCGGCCCAGGCGGGCTGGCCTACGCGCTGCGGACCATCCCGGTGATGCACGAGGTCGCCACGGCCATCGCCGAGGTGGCGCCCGAGGCCTGGACCATCAACTTCACCAACCCGGCCGGCATCGTGACGCAGTCCATGCGCCGGGTGCTCGGCGAGCGCGTCGTCGGCATCTGCGACACCCCCATCGGGCTGGTGCGGCGGGTGTCGCGGCTGCTGGGCGTCTCGCTCGAGCACGACCAGGACCGCGTGGACTACGACTACCTGGGGCTCAACCACATGGGTTTCCTCCGGTCGGTCAGCGTCGACGGCGTGGACAGGTTGCCGGAGATCCTCGCCGACGACGCCCGGCTCGACACCATCGAAGAGGCCCGGCTGATCGGCAAGGACTTCGTGCGCGCGCTCGGCGCCCTGCCCAATGAATACCTCTACTACTACTGGCACACAGACTCCGCCGTCGGACGGATCGGGCAGAACGAGCAGACCCGCGGCCAGTACCTGGCGGCGCAGCAGGGCCAGTTCTACGAGAATGTCGCCGGGGCCGCCGACCCGCTGCGCCTGTGGCACGAGGTGCTGCACGAGCGTGAGGCCACCTACATGGCCGAGGCCCGCGACGAGGAGCGCCGCGAGGAGGACATGGGCGGTGGCTACCAGGAGGTCGCGCTGCGGATGATGCGGGCGCTGGCCACGGGGCAGCCCGAGCGGATGATCCTCGACGTCGCGAACCTGTCGGACGGCCGGCGCGTGGTGCCGGAGCTGCCCGACGACGTGGTGGTGGAGGTCGCCTGTGTCGTCGATGGCGACGGGGTGCACCCACTGCCCGTCGGGCCCGTGAGCCTCCTCGAACTGGGCCTGATGGCCCGGCTCCGCGGCGCCGAGCAGGCCATCGCCGAGGCCGCCCTCACCCGTGATGCGGACAAGGCCTGGGAGGGCTTCGCCTCGCACCCGCTGGTCAACTCGCCGGAGCTGGGGCGCAAACTTCTCGACGGCTACATCGCCGCGCACGAGGAGATCGCCGCGCTGTTCGCCGATTGA
- a CDS encoding fructose bisphosphate aldolase, translating into MFENHFEKMQSAPGFIAALDQSGGSTPGALKRYGIESWADETEMFDRVHEMRTRIMTSASFDGDRILGAILFEDTMRRQVEGQPTAQYLWKVKGVVPILKVDKGLREEESGARLMKDMPQLDDVLAEARDNKVFGTKMRSVVMTPGAGLKAAVDQQFDIGRHIFAAGLVPILEPEVDIKSPLKADAEQQLHDFLMEGLDSLPDDEWVMLKLTLPEVDDLYRDVVGHPRVLRVFALSGGYTRAESNERLGRQHGVVASFSRALTEGLMGSQTQEEFDALLDESIGSIYAASNT; encoded by the coding sequence ATGTTTGAGAACCACTTCGAAAAGATGCAGAGCGCACCCGGCTTCATCGCCGCGCTCGACCAGAGCGGTGGCAGCACGCCTGGCGCACTGAAGCGTTACGGCATCGAATCCTGGGCCGATGAGACCGAGATGTTCGACCGCGTCCACGAGATGCGGACCCGGATCATGACCAGCGCCAGCTTCGACGGCGACCGGATCCTCGGCGCCATCCTCTTCGAGGACACCATGCGCCGACAGGTGGAGGGACAACCCACCGCCCAGTACCTGTGGAAGGTCAAGGGAGTGGTGCCCATCCTGAAGGTGGACAAGGGCCTACGGGAGGAGGAGTCCGGCGCCCGCCTGATGAAGGACATGCCGCAACTCGACGACGTGCTCGCGGAGGCGCGGGACAACAAGGTGTTCGGCACCAAGATGCGCTCGGTCGTCATGACCCCCGGTGCCGGCTTGAAGGCCGCCGTCGATCAGCAGTTCGACATCGGTCGGCACATCTTCGCCGCCGGCCTGGTGCCCATCCTCGAGCCCGAGGTCGACATCAAGAGCCCGCTCAAGGCGGACGCCGAACAGCAGCTCCACGACTTCCTGATGGAGGGCCTCGACTCCCTCCCAGACGACGAATGGGTCATGCTCAAACTGACGCTGCCGGAGGTGGACGACCTGTACCGCGACGTCGTCGGCCACCCGCGGGTGCTCAGGGTGTTCGCACTCTCCGGCGGCTACACGCGCGCCGAATCCAACGAGCGCCTCGGACGTCAGCACGGGGTCGTGGCCAGCTTCTCCCGCGCCCTCACCGAGGGGCTCATGGGGAGCCAGACCCAGGAGGAGTTCGACGCGCTGCTCGACGAGTCGATCGGCAGCATCTACGCCGCGTCGAACACCTGA